CCGCCGTATTCCTCAGGCCACGGAATCCCAGTCAATCCAAGCTCAGCCATTTTATCGAAGATCTCACGGTCAAATCGTTCTTCTTCATCCCTCTCGGCAGCAGTCGGAGCCACCTCATTCTGGGCAAAGTCGCGCACCATTTTCCTGATCATTTCATGTTCTTCCGTTAGTTTAAATTGCATGAATATGCCCTCCAAATTTTTCGTAATTATAGATTCTTACTGATGACCATTCTCTGTATTTCGCTGGTACCCTCATAAATTTCAGTTACCTTTGCATCCCTGAAATAGCGTTCGACCGGATATTCCGTTGTATATCCATAGCCTCCGAACACTTGGACTGCTTCAATCGCCACATCGACAGCCGTCCTCGAAGCGAATAGCTTAGCCATTGCCGCCTCTTTACCGCAATTCAATCCCTGCGAGCGTAAATAAGCCGCCCGATAGACCAGTAGCCTTGAAGCTTCTATGCCCGTTGCCATTTCGGCCAGTTTGAAACCAATTCCTTGTTGTTGCGCAATAGGTTTGCCGAATTGCACCCTGCCTTTTGCATATTGGACAGCATGTTCCATGGCACCCTCAGCAATTCCCAGCGCTTGAGCGGCAATCCCGATCCTTCCAGCGTCCAAGTTGGCCATTGCGATCTTAAAGCCTTCACCTTCTTTGCCAAGGAGATTGGCTGTAGGGACTTTCATATCCTCGAACGTTACCTGCACGGTGCTTGAGCCATGAAGGCCCATTTTACGTTCATCTTTACCGATGATTAAGCCTGGCGTCCCTTTTTCTACGACAAAAGCGGAGATTCCCTTGCTTCCCTTCTGAGGGTCGGTTGAAGCAAAAACAATAAACACATCCGCTTCCCCGCCATTGGTGATAAAAACCTTGGACCCATTTATTCGATATTCTCCGCCTTCCTTGACTGCCACTGCCTTCGATTTCAAACTCGCAGCATCGGAACCTGAGCTTTGCTCAGTCAAGCAAAAGGCGCCTAAATATTTACCAGCGGCTAACTTAGGCACATACTTTCGCTTCTGCTCTTCCGTTCCAAAATAAACGATTGGATTTGTTCCAACAGAAGTATGAACGGACAGTATGACACCGAGAGTGGGACTTACTTTGGAAATCTCATTGATGGCAATGATATAAGACATGAAATCCATACCCGCGCCACCGTATTCTTCTGAAATCGGAATTCCCATCAAACCAAGCTCACCCATTTTTTTCAGAATCGCTTTTGGAAACACGCCTGTTTCCATTGCCTCGATATGAGGAGTGATCTCATTCTCCGCAAAAGCGCTTACCATTTTCCGCATCATTTCCTGTTCTTCTGTAAACTTGAAATCCATCCTTCATCCCTCCATAGCTGCACATCTTTCCATGATTAGTTATATTCGTAAAAGCCACGTTCTGATTTCTTGCCTAGCCACCCAGCTTTTACATATTTCCTTAACAGCGGACACGGTCGGTATTTATCGTCTCCCAGCCCTTGGTGAAGGGTTTCCATTATATACAAGCATGTGTCTAGCCCAATGAAGTCAGCTAGCGTAAGCGGGCCCATCGGGTGGTTCATTCCCATTTTCATTACGTCGTCGATCGCCTCTTTAGTAGCGACGCCCTCATATAGTGTATAGATGGCCTCATTGATCATCGGCATTAAAATCCGATTAGCTACAAAACCTGGAAAATCATTGACTTCCACCGGTACCTTGTTCAAGGATTCAGCCATCTTTTCAACTTCTTTATAAACTTCATCCGATGTAGCAAGGCCTCGAATGATCTCAACCAGCTTCATGACCGGAACGGGGTTCATAAAGTGCATGCCAATTACCTTTTCCGGCCTTTTCGTGGCAGCGGCTATCTCGGTAATCGGAAGCGAAGAAGTATTGGATGCAAGAATGACGTGTTGCGGTGTGATTTCATCCAACTCGGCGAATATTTTTGTTTTTATTTCCATGTTTTCCACCGCAGCTTCAATCACTAAATCTACCGCAGCCGCATTTTTCAAATTAGTCGATGGAGTCAACCGGGAAAGGATTGCATCTTTCTCCCCGGATTCCATTTTCCCTTTTTCAACCTGCCGGGAAAGGTTCTTGGTAATTGTCCCTAACCCCTTTTCTACATATTCATCTTTTAAATCGTGTAAAAGAACTTCATAACCGCTCATTGCACAGACCTGGGCAATGCCAGATCCCATCTGTCCCGCACCAATGACCATCACCTTTTGAATGCCCATGAAAATCCCCCCTCATTTATCTATGAAACTATTATCCTTGCTTAGGCACTTCAATTAAAATGGCATCTCCCTGACCGCCGCCACTGCAGATCGCTGCGATGCCCAATCCCCCTCCGCGGCGTTTCAGTTCATGCATCAGCGTAATGATGATGCGGGCACCACTTGCCCCGATTGGGTGACCTAATGCTACAGCCCCTCCGTTTACATTCACTTTTCCCGGCGCGATGTTGGCAATTTTCCCACTGGCCAGTGCAACCGCTGCAAATGCTTCGTTCACTTCAAACAAATCAATTTCCTCTATCGATTTACCTGTCTTCTTCAGGAGTTCATTTATGACCAAACCTGGCGTTTTAGGGAAGTCCTTTGCTTCCACTGCCACTTCTGCATGAGCTAAAATATAGGCAAAAGGCGTTTTCCCTTCTTTTTCCGCACGTTCCTCACTCATCAGTACGAGTGCACCTGCCCCATCATTGACACCTGGTGCATTACCTGCCGTAATGGTCCCCTCATTATTGAAAGCTGGACCTAATTTAGCTAACTTACCGGCAGATGTATCTTTTCTTGGCGCTTCATCATGTTCGATGGTAATTGGTTCGCCTTTTCGTACCGGCACCTGTACGGAAATGATTTCTTCTGCAAGAATACCGCCATCGATTGCCTTTATCGCCTTTTGATGACTCTCGTAAGCCCAGCTATCTTGTTCCTCACGGGTGATTTCAAGATCATCGGCAGTACTGTTTCCGTAAGTCCCCATATGGACGCCCGTAAAACTGCAGCTAAGTCCATCCGAAATCATAG
The DNA window shown above is from Peribacillus sp. FSL P2-0133 and carries:
- a CDS encoding acetyl-CoA C-acetyltransferase, encoding MAKTVIISGVRTPFGKFGGGLSSLTASQLGGLAIKEALVRAGIVGSQVDEVIMGNVLQAGQGQIPSRQAARHAGLPWEVKTETINKVCASGLRSVTLADQIIRLGEEEIIVAGGMESMSNAPYILQKARWGLRMGDGELKDTMISDGLSCSFTGVHMGTYGNSTADDLEITREEQDSWAYESHQKAIKAIDGGILAEEIISVQVPVRKGEPITIEHDEAPRKDTSAGKLAKLGPAFNNEGTITAGNAPGVNDGAGALVLMSEERAEKEGKTPFAYILAHAEVAVEAKDFPKTPGLVINELLKKTGKSIEEIDLFEVNEAFAAVALASGKIANIAPGKVNVNGGAVALGHPIGASGARIIITLMHELKRRGGGLGIAAICSGGGQGDAILIEVPKQG
- a CDS encoding acyl-CoA dehydrogenase, yielding MDFKFTEEQEMMRKMVSAFAENEITPHIEAMETGVFPKAILKKMGELGLMGIPISEEYGGAGMDFMSYIIAINEISKVSPTLGVILSVHTSVGTNPIVYFGTEEQKRKYVPKLAAGKYLGAFCLTEQSSGSDAASLKSKAVAVKEGGEYRINGSKVFITNGGEADVFIVFASTDPQKGSKGISAFVVEKGTPGLIIGKDERKMGLHGSSTVQVTFEDMKVPTANLLGKEGEGFKIAMANLDAGRIGIAAQALGIAEGAMEHAVQYAKGRVQFGKPIAQQQGIGFKLAEMATGIEASRLLVYRAAYLRSQGLNCGKEAAMAKLFASRTAVDVAIEAVQVFGGYGYTTEYPVERYFRDAKVTEIYEGTSEIQRMVISKNL
- a CDS encoding 3-hydroxybutyryl-CoA dehydrogenase; the encoded protein is MGIQKVMVIGAGQMGSGIAQVCAMSGYEVLLHDLKDEYVEKGLGTITKNLSRQVEKGKMESGEKDAILSRLTPSTNLKNAAAVDLVIEAAVENMEIKTKIFAELDEITPQHVILASNTSSLPITEIAAATKRPEKVIGMHFMNPVPVMKLVEIIRGLATSDEVYKEVEKMAESLNKVPVEVNDFPGFVANRILMPMINEAIYTLYEGVATKEAIDDVMKMGMNHPMGPLTLADFIGLDTCLYIMETLHQGLGDDKYRPCPLLRKYVKAGWLGKKSERGFYEYN